A portion of the Sphingobacterium spiritivorum genome contains these proteins:
- a CDS encoding RagB/SusD family nutrient uptake outer membrane protein, protein MKTTILKNISFAAIVTLSLSSCKSDFLDLVNPNQAVEETFWTSEANAQAALATVYSPIRGQMYGYFGGYTGWHTMNRADDVWFILGEEILNWEPATYTNTANTAESDFGRLYNCINRANVVLKNIRNVPMSENKINELYAEASFLRGYAYFLLASNFGDVPIRLLPAGESSDEIMKKSSPEEEVWKQVTEDFKTAKEYLPVTRPAAEAGRVTKGAAIAYLGKAYLFMKRYPEAETELATIMKAPYSYDLVENFEDNFTEYKELNKESIFELIYDGSFGSGSWGSEESTSTQGFVIANFVGPQGTGGWFKWMPTASIVKSFTAEERPAGSSSRFDKRMYTSLFWKHSDFESTVPDGAWFGNMSFDKIWEASATKRLRGEPDFPTINAVKGRFLIKKFTNFYKNEADANSMYNQQNQNNNLRVMRFAEVLLLHAEACIKTGKLGDAAADLTRIRSRAGLASKTWANADELWNEMIHQNELEFFFEGHRFFDLKRWYPYEQMKQILVTNKKQGAENFQARHYYLPIPQGEMNTNTAIQQHPLWR, encoded by the coding sequence ATGAAAACCACTATATTAAAAAATATATCATTTGCTGCGATAGTCACACTATCTCTATCCAGCTGTAAATCAGACTTTTTAGATCTGGTCAATCCAAACCAGGCTGTGGAAGAAACATTCTGGACTTCTGAAGCCAATGCTCAGGCTGCTTTAGCAACTGTTTATTCGCCAATACGGGGACAGATGTACGGATATTTTGGCGGATATACAGGATGGCATACCATGAACAGGGCCGATGATGTCTGGTTCATCCTGGGTGAAGAAATTCTAAACTGGGAACCGGCGACCTATACCAATACAGCAAATACCGCAGAGAGCGATTTTGGAAGATTATACAATTGTATCAACAGAGCAAACGTCGTCCTCAAAAATATCCGGAATGTTCCCATGAGTGAAAATAAGATAAACGAGCTGTATGCAGAAGCCAGCTTCCTGAGAGGCTATGCTTATTTTCTACTCGCCAGCAACTTTGGGGATGTTCCGATACGCTTGCTCCCTGCAGGTGAGAGTTCTGATGAGATTATGAAAAAATCTTCTCCGGAGGAAGAAGTCTGGAAACAGGTTACAGAAGATTTCAAGACCGCAAAAGAATATCTGCCTGTCACAAGACCGGCTGCAGAAGCAGGACGTGTGACGAAAGGCGCTGCCATTGCTTACCTGGGAAAGGCTTATCTTTTTATGAAGCGTTATCCGGAAGCGGAAACGGAGCTGGCCACCATTATGAAAGCTCCGTATAGCTACGATCTGGTTGAAAACTTTGAAGACAATTTTACCGAATATAAGGAACTGAACAAAGAATCCATATTTGAACTTATCTATGACGGTAGTTTCGGCAGTGGTTCCTGGGGATCTGAAGAATCTACCAGTACGCAGGGTTTTGTGATTGCCAATTTTGTAGGCCCGCAGGGAACCGGAGGATGGTTTAAGTGGATGCCAACAGCCTCCATTGTTAAAAGCTTCACAGCAGAAGAGCGTCCTGCAGGATCAAGCTCCCGATTTGACAAACGGATGTATACCAGCCTTTTCTGGAAGCATTCGGACTTTGAGTCGACTGTTCCGGATGGTGCATGGTTTGGAAATATGTCATTTGACAAAATATGGGAAGCTTCTGCAACCAAACGCCTTCGCGGAGAACCCGATTTTCCAACTATAAATGCTGTAAAAGGGCGGTTCTTAATTAAAAAGTTTACCAACTTTTATAAAAATGAAGCCGATGCAAACAGCATGTACAATCAACAAAATCAAAATAATAACCTTCGTGTAATGCGCTTTGCTGAGGTGCTGCTGTTACACGCTGAAGCCTGTATCAAAACGGGTAAACTGGGCGATGCTGCAGCGGATCTTACACGTATCCGAAGCCGTGCCGGACTGGCATCAAAAACCTGGGCTAATGCTGATGAATTATGGAATGAAATGATCCATCAGAACGAACTGGAATTCTTCTTCGAAGGTCACCGTTTTTTTGATCTGAAACGGTGGTATCCTTACGAACAGATGAAACAGATCCTCGTTACCAACAAAAAACAAGGTGCAGAGAATTTTCAGGCCAGGCATTATTATCTGCCAATACCACAGGGAGAGATGAATACAAATACTGCGATCCAGCAACATCCGCTTTGGAGATAA
- a CDS encoding SusC/RagA family TonB-linked outer membrane protein, translated as MRRIILILLLGVCSLYAWAQQAITVKGTVRDKENKPVIGATVAVKGSSEGTKTDIDGNFTISIAQGKILQFSYVGMQKSEHTISDASFLQITLDDDNQLDEVVVVGYGTVKRRDLTGAVASVTGKDLQADVAKSASGALQGRIAGVTVSNTGGQPGSGMSINVRGLSSLGANTPLYVIDGVYGDINMVDPADIASLEVLKDASAAAIYGSRAANGVVLITTKSGKKEMAPTINVNFYSGVQQITKKLGVLDAQQWKSIMKQSGYLPQEAVDYQGAGTNWQNEVYRTAPVTKANVGITGGSQQATYSLSAGYMNQEGILINSGYDAFNIRSKNTFSFFNDNFRLGNTLLLKTSNKDINRLTITDALRQNPLMPVYDADQLGGYAGISPWMKNMDNPVGASRLFDNEVHSTEILFNAYAEVDLWLKGLKYKLNFGYNKDNGRNYAYNAPYDFGSGAVQSKLNESAFFENQWLLEHTLHYDNTFEKHTISALLGYSSQKNSNRGFGAGRSDIPFGTNSIGAGSTTQQTTSGQLQEYALLSQFARAMYSYDSRYMLTASVRRDGSSRFADGHRYGVFPSVSVGWNIMNESFFAQAKNKISELKLRASYGILGNQEIGNYATQNISSSGINYIQGGTWWMGSNTGVTWVSPKNLTWEETKTSNVGLDVSILNGKFGLNADYYVQETNDVLLSIAMPSSAGMNGSPTMNAGVIQNKGFELLLNHKNNVGEVHYNIAVNASTVKNKVKAVTVGSTQEFGGYNPQGEGTITWAKVGDPIGAFYLIKTNGLFQSEEEVKAHTAQNGQLIQPDAKPGDIRFVDFNGDGKITDDDRQYAGSPFPDFNYGIRGNVSFKGIDLGIFFDGMAGNKIYNYTRARMESMNEFTNFGSNVENAWTEQNRDTDVPRFTQEDKNKNSRRVSDRWLESGSFFRLKTLEIGYTFNTQWVSKAKFKNLRLFAAADNLFTSTKYKGYTPDLGQNDDQNGGGSSTMSRGTDHGRFPLARTIMMGLQANF; from the coding sequence ATGAGAAGAATTATTTTAATACTCCTGCTTGGAGTCTGTAGTCTATATGCTTGGGCGCAACAGGCTATCACTGTCAAAGGAACAGTCAGAGACAAGGAAAACAAACCGGTAATCGGAGCTACAGTCGCCGTAAAGGGTAGTTCTGAAGGAACCAAAACAGATATTGACGGGAATTTTACGATCAGTATCGCTCAGGGTAAAATACTCCAGTTTTCATATGTAGGAATGCAAAAATCTGAGCATACAATTTCAGATGCATCTTTTCTACAGATTACATTAGATGACGACAATCAGCTGGATGAAGTCGTTGTGGTCGGATACGGAACCGTCAAAAGACGTGACCTGACAGGTGCTGTCGCTTCCGTTACAGGCAAAGATCTGCAGGCTGATGTTGCAAAAAGTGCCAGTGGAGCTTTGCAGGGCAGAATTGCCGGAGTAACGGTATCGAATACAGGAGGCCAGCCCGGTTCAGGCATGAGTATCAATGTCCGGGGACTTAGTTCCTTAGGGGCAAATACCCCGTTGTATGTCATTGATGGTGTATACGGAGATATCAATATGGTAGACCCGGCAGATATTGCTTCTCTGGAGGTCCTCAAAGATGCATCCGCAGCAGCCATCTATGGTTCAAGAGCCGCAAATGGCGTGGTACTCATTACCACCAAAAGCGGTAAAAAGGAGATGGCCCCTACCATCAATGTAAATTTCTATTCAGGAGTACAGCAGATTACCAAAAAACTGGGCGTGCTGGATGCGCAACAGTGGAAAAGTATAATGAAACAATCAGGCTATCTCCCGCAGGAAGCGGTAGACTATCAGGGTGCGGGAACCAATTGGCAGAATGAAGTATACAGAACTGCTCCTGTAACCAAAGCTAATGTTGGTATTACGGGCGGGTCCCAACAGGCCACGTATAGCTTATCTGCCGGATATATGAATCAGGAAGGGATTCTGATCAATTCAGGTTATGATGCGTTCAATATCCGGTCTAAAAACACCTTTTCTTTTTTCAATGACAATTTCAGATTAGGCAATACCTTATTATTGAAAACATCTAATAAAGATATCAACAGATTAACGATTACAGATGCTCTCCGTCAGAATCCTCTGATGCCTGTATATGATGCAGACCAGCTGGGCGGATATGCAGGTATTTCTCCGTGGATGAAAAACATGGACAATCCCGTAGGCGCTTCCCGTCTGTTTGATAACGAAGTACATAGCACAGAAATACTATTCAATGCCTATGCAGAAGTCGATCTGTGGCTGAAAGGACTGAAATATAAACTCAACTTCGGTTATAACAAAGACAATGGACGCAACTATGCCTATAATGCTCCTTATGATTTCGGATCCGGAGCAGTACAATCTAAACTAAATGAATCGGCATTTTTTGAAAACCAATGGTTGCTGGAGCATACTCTACACTACGACAATACTTTTGAAAAGCATACTATATCCGCACTATTGGGATATTCTTCTCAGAAAAATTCGAATCGCGGATTTGGTGCCGGCCGTAGTGATATCCCATTCGGAACAAATTCTATAGGTGCAGGCTCCACAACGCAACAGACAACATCTGGTCAGCTACAGGAATATGCGTTGCTTTCCCAGTTTGCACGTGCAATGTATAGTTATGATTCCCGCTATATGTTGACAGCTTCTGTACGAAGAGACGGCTCCTCCAGATTTGCAGATGGCCACAGGTACGGCGTATTCCCGTCGGTATCCGTCGGTTGGAATATCATGAACGAAAGCTTCTTTGCTCAGGCTAAAAACAAAATCAGTGAATTAAAACTTCGGGCCAGCTACGGGATTCTTGGCAATCAGGAAATCGGAAATTATGCGACACAAAATATCAGTTCCAGCGGAATCAATTACATTCAGGGAGGAACCTGGTGGATGGGTAGCAACACCGGGGTTACATGGGTTTCTCCAAAAAACCTGACATGGGAAGAAACCAAAACGAGTAATGTGGGATTGGATGTAAGCATTCTGAATGGCAAGTTTGGCTTAAATGCAGATTATTATGTCCAGGAGACGAATGATGTGTTGCTCAGCATCGCTATGCCAAGTTCTGCGGGAATGAACGGAAGCCCTACCATGAATGCAGGAGTAATCCAGAATAAAGGTTTTGAACTCCTGTTAAATCATAAAAATAACGTTGGTGAAGTTCATTATAACATTGCTGTAAATGCATCAACAGTAAAAAACAAAGTCAAGGCTGTAACGGTTGGCTCTACTCAGGAATTTGGGGGTTATAATCCTCAGGGAGAAGGCACAATCACCTGGGCAAAGGTGGGTGATCCTATCGGGGCTTTCTATCTGATTAAAACCAATGGACTGTTTCAATCTGAAGAAGAAGTAAAGGCACATACCGCTCAGAATGGTCAGCTTATTCAGCCGGATGCAAAACCGGGAGATATCCGTTTTGTAGATTTCAACGGAGACGGCAAAATCACGGATGATGACCGGCAATATGCAGGAAGTCCGTTTCCGGATTTCAACTATGGGATCAGAGGAAACGTTTCCTTTAAAGGAATTGATCTGGGCATATTTTTCGACGGTATGGCGGGAAATAAAATATACAACTATACCCGGGCACGTATGGAGTCCATGAATGAATTTACCAACTTCGGTTCTAATGTAGAAAATGCATGGACAGAACAGAACAGAGATACGGATGTCCCTCGTTTTACACAGGAGGATAAAAATAAAAACAGCCGGAGAGTCAGTGACCGTTGGTTAGAAAGCGGTTCTTTCTTCAGACTCAAAACACTGGAAATCGGATATACTTTCAATACACAGTGGGTAAGCAAAGCAAAGTTCAAAAATCTCCGTCTCTTCGCTGCAGCAGACAATCTTTTCACATCGACCAAATACAAAGGATATACACCTGACCTTGGACAAAATGACGATCAGAACGGAGGTGGCTCAAGCACAATGTCCAGAGGTACAGACCATGGACGATTCCCATTGGCCAGAACAATTATGATGGGGCTGCAAGCGAATTTCTAA
- a CDS encoding glycosidase has protein sequence MSQQNNMRGHFFNQRKTLLFDRHEELLTRTNMPQSDFNGIINRYKYPVISKHHIPLNWRYDLNPETNPHFLERIPVNSTLNAGAIKWKGSYLLLVRVEGVDRKSFFAIAESPNGIDNFRFWERPLSFPDNDEQETNVYDIRLTAHEDGWIYGVFCSERHDPKASPGDLSSAIASAGIIRTKDFTHWERLSNIKSDSQQRNVVLHPEFVNGKYALYTRPQDDFILARNGGGIGWALTDDIRHAVIQNEIIINKRHYHTIKEVKNGEGPSPLKTAEGWLHLAHGVRHTAAGLRYVLYLYLTDLINPDILIAEPAGYFMAPEQGERIGDVSNVLFSNGWIADENGTVYIYYASSDTRMHVAVSSIDQLLDYCLHTPQDGLRTIESLKKINELIDRNNIYNQQHQ, from the coding sequence ATGAGCCAGCAGAACAACATGAGGGGACACTTTTTTAACCAGCGAAAAACATTACTTTTTGACAGACACGAGGAGTTACTGACGAGAACCAACATGCCTCAATCGGATTTCAATGGGATTATAAATCGCTATAAATATCCGGTTATCAGCAAACATCATATTCCGTTAAACTGGAGATATGACCTTAATCCCGAAACAAACCCACATTTTTTAGAACGAATCCCGGTCAATTCTACATTAAATGCCGGAGCAATCAAATGGAAGGGCAGCTATCTTCTCCTTGTTCGTGTAGAAGGGGTCGACAGAAAATCCTTCTTTGCTATAGCCGAAAGTCCCAATGGGATTGATAATTTTCGATTCTGGGAGCGTCCTTTATCTTTTCCTGATAATGATGAACAGGAGACAAATGTTTATGATATACGCCTGACAGCCCATGAAGACGGGTGGATTTATGGCGTTTTTTGTAGTGAAAGGCATGATCCGAAAGCTTCTCCGGGAGATTTGTCATCTGCTATCGCTTCAGCAGGCATTATCCGGACAAAAGATTTTACACATTGGGAAAGACTTTCCAATATCAAGTCTGACAGCCAGCAACGTAATGTCGTCTTACATCCTGAATTCGTAAATGGCAAATATGCCCTGTATACACGCCCTCAGGATGATTTTATTCTGGCCAGAAACGGAGGCGGAATTGGTTGGGCACTCACAGATGATATCCGCCACGCCGTAATTCAAAACGAGATAATCATTAATAAGCGTCATTATCATACCATCAAAGAGGTTAAAAACGGAGAAGGACCTTCTCCGCTTAAGACTGCTGAAGGCTGGCTGCACCTGGCACATGGTGTACGACATACCGCAGCCGGGCTACGATATGTACTCTATCTGTACCTGACTGATCTGATCAATCCGGATATACTGATCGCCGAGCCGGCAGGCTATTTCATGGCTCCGGAACAGGGTGAGCGGATTGGTGACGTATCTAATGTGCTGTTTTCCAATGGCTGGATTGCCGATGAAAACGGAACCGTTTATATTTATTACGCATCCAGTGATACCCGCATGCATGTAGCCGTTTCTTCGATAGACCAATTACTGGATTATTGTCTTCACACGCCGCAAGACGGTTTAAGAACCATAGAATCTTTAAAAAAAATTAACGAACTCATTGACAGAAACAATATATACAACCAACAGCATCAATAA
- a CDS encoding aryl-sulfate sulfotransferase, with protein sequence MPGQFLRRGFHTLVLFLILLLYVRCKDDKVEATSADLPFRAALQAMIDKGVLLQKYTKGAEYYVFHFETGEISVPVSNVRDIKESPELWSTQITFTDHQSIAIPSKGDKLDFIVKDIVLDPSGYNPLAAMVDVLLPAAGRIKVIVKGKSGEQGTITHLLQAQTPRQQIPVFGLYANFNNKVELVFTDKDGLERGRTSISIQTKPLDISSFPAFEIITAQRVRMEPGLNLVSYPGESELDTSCPYMLDADGEIRWILLLKKSPDLQSLGASIGLKRLKNGNFLSGDMYQNRIVELDMFGKLVRQWDLKKLGYTFHHEVSEAKNGNFLVTVTKSSARLNNGKPRINDHIIELNPSSGNLVNEWDLVSMLDSSRYDKGDENTPPPFAQTPTNWAHNNSITERGNDLLATLRYQGITSFNPSHKLKWIISPHKGWGANYQSYLLQPVDKQGQPITDSRIISGEVAHPDFDWPWGPHTPVVMPNGNILVFDNGYNRHFKPNDLSSDESYSRVVEYAVDEGKKTVQQVWAYGQNRGRRTFSQALSGVQYLSQTGNILFCPGMGTVTNKGYGGHIIEIDGKTKEVIYELEISSPSYTAFHRVTRLPMYPDNL encoded by the coding sequence ATGCCTGGACAATTTTTAAGGAGGGGATTCCATACACTGGTATTGTTCCTTATCCTTTTGCTTTACGTACGTTGTAAGGATGACAAGGTCGAAGCAACAAGTGCCGACCTTCCCTTTCGTGCAGCTCTTCAAGCCATGATTGATAAAGGAGTTCTTCTCCAAAAATATACAAAGGGTGCTGAATATTATGTTTTTCATTTTGAGACAGGAGAGATCAGTGTGCCTGTATCTAATGTCAGAGATATCAAAGAAAGTCCTGAACTATGGTCTACACAAATCACATTTACGGATCACCAGTCCATCGCTATCCCCTCAAAAGGAGATAAACTTGACTTCATTGTGAAGGATATCGTTTTAGATCCTTCAGGATATAATCCGCTCGCGGCTATGGTAGATGTACTATTACCGGCAGCAGGCAGGATCAAAGTCATCGTGAAAGGTAAATCCGGAGAACAAGGCACAATTACACACTTACTGCAGGCACAAACTCCAAGACAGCAAATACCGGTATTCGGACTGTATGCCAATTTTAATAATAAAGTAGAACTTGTATTCACGGACAAAGATGGTCTTGAACGTGGCCGTACTTCTATATCGATCCAAACAAAACCTCTTGATATAAGTTCTTTCCCCGCTTTTGAAATCATCACTGCTCAAAGAGTCCGAATGGAACCCGGATTGAATCTGGTAAGTTATCCGGGAGAGAGCGAACTGGATACTTCCTGTCCCTATATGTTGGATGCCGATGGAGAGATCCGATGGATATTGTTGCTCAAAAAGTCTCCGGATCTGCAGTCTTTAGGTGCCTCTATTGGTCTGAAGAGACTTAAAAACGGGAATTTTCTGTCAGGAGATATGTATCAAAACCGAATTGTTGAATTGGATATGTTCGGAAAACTTGTCCGGCAGTGGGATCTCAAGAAATTAGGATACACTTTCCATCATGAAGTATCAGAGGCCAAAAACGGCAACTTTCTTGTCACAGTAACAAAATCAAGTGCGCGTCTGAATAATGGTAAACCTAGAATAAACGATCATATTATTGAACTTAATCCTAGCTCAGGAAATCTGGTAAATGAATGGGATCTTGTCAGTATGCTGGACAGTTCGCGCTATGACAAAGGGGATGAAAATACTCCTCCACCATTCGCACAGACCCCAACCAACTGGGCACATAACAACTCTATTACGGAGCGGGGTAATGATCTTCTGGCAACCTTACGTTATCAGGGGATTACCAGCTTTAATCCATCTCATAAACTGAAATGGATTATTTCACCACACAAAGGATGGGGAGCAAACTATCAGTCTTATCTCTTACAGCCTGTTGATAAGCAGGGACAGCCGATTACAGATTCCCGGATCATCTCCGGAGAAGTCGCTCATCCTGATTTTGACTGGCCATGGGGGCCCCATACCCCTGTAGTAATGCCAAACGGCAATATCCTTGTTTTTGATAATGGCTACAACCGCCATTTTAAACCCAATGATCTAAGTTCCGATGAAAGCTACAGCCGTGTAGTAGAATATGCGGTCGATGAAGGCAAAAAAACTGTACAACAGGTGTGGGCATATGGACAAAACAGAGGAAGAAGAACTTTTTCACAGGCTCTTTCAGGAGTACAATACCTATCCCAAACCGGAAATATATTATTCTGTCCCGGCATGGGAACGGTAACCAACAAAGGCTACGGAGGCCATATTATTGAAATCGATGGTAAAACCAAGGAAGTCATTTATGAACTGGAGATCAGCTCCCCTAGCTACACCGCTTTTCACAGGGTAACACGCCTTCCCATGTATCCGGACAACCTATAA
- a CDS encoding dipeptidase has protein sequence MIKIVKQLTVGITLMSAFSSVFAQDYKQIHKDLIVVDGHNDVIYESIFKGKDIGKRLNTGHTDLPRLKEGGVDVQVFAVWSDDKKWKKGAFNHANDQIDALEKMISKNSQQIELAKSSKDIDAILNKGKIAAVIGVEGGNMIESKIANLEKLYDRGVRYLTLTWNYNLPWVTAAAIEVKTSSDKGKGLTAHGKDIIRRMNELGMMVDLSHGGEKTFYDVIATSTKPILVSHSNAYALMPHYRNLKDEQLEALKKNGGVIGVNFYSGFLDPTYTERVKKLYRKHFGDKGNYKLSPTRQYEKLPKKLQHEANAPMSKLLEHINYLVKKVGVDHVAIGSDYDGIESPPRELEDVSTFPLLTKALLEQGYSKEDVGKIMGGNFLRLLRENEVH, from the coding sequence ATGATTAAAATAGTCAAACAGTTAACTGTAGGAATTACACTTATGAGTGCTTTCTCTTCTGTATTTGCCCAGGATTACAAACAGATTCATAAGGATCTGATTGTCGTGGATGGCCATAATGATGTGATCTATGAATCTATTTTCAAGGGCAAGGATATTGGTAAGCGGCTGAATACAGGCCATACAGATCTCCCCAGGCTTAAAGAAGGCGGGGTGGATGTGCAGGTCTTTGCTGTATGGTCGGATGATAAGAAATGGAAAAAGGGTGCATTTAATCATGCAAACGACCAGATTGATGCGCTGGAGAAAATGATTTCGAAAAATTCGCAGCAGATCGAACTGGCCAAAAGCTCCAAAGATATAGATGCCATACTGAATAAAGGAAAGATTGCTGCGGTGATAGGTGTAGAAGGTGGCAACATGATTGAAAGCAAAATTGCGAATCTGGAAAAGCTATATGACAGGGGAGTCCGTTATCTTACATTGACATGGAATTATAATCTTCCATGGGTTACAGCAGCAGCTATTGAGGTCAAAACAAGCTCTGATAAAGGTAAGGGACTGACAGCGCATGGAAAGGATATTATCCGAAGGATGAATGAACTGGGGATGATGGTGGATCTTTCTCATGGAGGTGAAAAGACTTTTTATGATGTTATCGCCACATCTACCAAACCGATTCTGGTATCTCATAGTAATGCCTATGCTTTAATGCCACATTATCGTAATCTGAAAGACGAACAACTGGAAGCCTTAAAGAAAAATGGCGGAGTCATCGGTGTAAATTTTTATTCGGGATTTTTAGATCCGACGTATACAGAACGGGTCAAGAAGCTTTACCGCAAGCATTTTGGAGATAAAGGGAACTATAAATTATCCCCTACCCGCCAATATGAAAAACTGCCAAAGAAATTACAGCATGAGGCTAATGCTCCGATGTCCAAATTGCTGGAACATATTAATTATCTGGTTAAGAAAGTCGGTGTCGACCACGTGGCCATAGGATCCGATTATGATGGAATCGAATCTCCTCCGCGTGAGCTGGAAGATGTAAGTACATTCCCCTTATTGACTAAAGCACTTCTGGAACAGGGGTATTCCAAAGAAGATGTAGGCAAAATAATGGGAGGTAATTTTCTACGCTTACTGCGCGAAAACGAAGTACATTAG
- a CDS encoding sodium:solute symporter family protein, translated as MKLQFIDILIIVVYLITMIVIGLLLKKKASKNLDSYFLGGKSLPFYLLGLSDASGMFDISGTMWMVYLAFVYGFKSLWIPWLWPVFNQVFLMIYLSVWLRRSNVLTGAEWIRTRFGYGRGANLSHTIVILYALMGVLGFLSYGFIGIGKFMEVFFPWEFVSQYIPLHLETASVAQVYGIFFTGIATFYVMLGGMHSIVWADVVQFSIMTVSGMVIAVIAMNKVSPEMLAAHTPAGWGSPSFGWTLDLDWSNLIPSIMDKINEDQYSLFTIFVMMMLFKGIFMSMAGPAANYDMQKILACKSPKEAALMSGSVSVILLIPRYLMIMGFTVLALVFFSEDFNNMGNSIDFETILPRAINEFAHVGLVGLLLAGLLSAFMSTFASTVNAAQAYLVNDVFLKCIHKKASAVTQIRVSYIVSALVVIISTIIGMYVSNINSVLQWIVSALYGGYIAANVLKWHWWRFNGNGFFWGMLSGIIASMIAPLFFPDILPLYYFPALLLVSVTGCIAGTLLSKPTEEKVLIDFYIKVRPWGFWKPIIQKATAQYPDLKENTNFKRDMFNIVIGIIWQCSLTLIPMYIVIKQGFPLFTSILILGITSLILKKNWYDKMNIEEKEYNEFMKKNFRSIDQKF; from the coding sequence ATGAAACTCCAGTTTATAGACATTCTTATTATTGTTGTATACCTCATTACAATGATTGTCATCGGCTTATTGCTGAAAAAGAAAGCATCTAAAAATCTTGACTCTTATTTTCTGGGCGGCAAATCTCTTCCCTTCTATTTACTGGGTCTCTCCGATGCTTCCGGAATGTTTGATATTTCAGGCACCATGTGGATGGTTTACCTTGCATTTGTGTATGGATTCAAGAGTCTTTGGATTCCGTGGCTGTGGCCTGTATTTAATCAGGTTTTCCTTATGATCTATCTCTCCGTATGGTTGCGGCGCTCCAATGTACTTACAGGAGCAGAATGGATACGTACACGGTTTGGTTATGGACGGGGGGCCAATCTCTCTCATACTATCGTGATCCTCTATGCCCTGATGGGTGTACTGGGGTTCTTAAGTTATGGATTTATCGGGATCGGCAAGTTTATGGAAGTATTCTTTCCCTGGGAATTTGTCTCCCAATATATTCCGCTTCATCTTGAAACAGCGTCCGTCGCACAGGTTTACGGAATTTTTTTCACCGGTATTGCAACTTTCTATGTGATGCTAGGCGGTATGCACAGTATTGTCTGGGCCGATGTTGTACAGTTCAGTATTATGACCGTATCCGGAATGGTGATCGCTGTTATCGCGATGAATAAAGTAAGCCCTGAAATGCTGGCAGCTCACACTCCTGCAGGCTGGGGTTCTCCGTCTTTTGGCTGGACACTGGACCTCGACTGGAGTAATCTCATCCCCTCCATTATGGACAAAATCAATGAAGATCAGTATAGTCTGTTTACCATATTTGTGATGATGATGCTTTTCAAAGGAATTTTTATGAGTATGGCAGGTCCGGCAGCCAATTATGATATGCAAAAGATATTAGCCTGCAAAAGCCCCAAAGAAGCAGCACTCATGAGCGGTTCTGTATCTGTCATTCTGTTGATACCAAGATACCTTATGATTATGGGATTCACAGTTCTTGCTCTTGTCTTTTTCAGTGAAGACTTTAACAATATGGGAAATAGTATAGATTTTGAAACTATTTTACCCAGAGCAATTAATGAATTTGCACACGTAGGGCTGGTGGGTCTTTTACTGGCCGGACTTTTATCTGCTTTTATGTCTACATTCGCCTCTACGGTCAACGCAGCACAGGCCTATCTGGTCAATGATGTATTCCTGAAATGTATACACAAAAAAGCTTCAGCAGTGACACAGATCAGAGTGAGCTATATCGTATCTGCTCTTGTCGTGATTATCAGTACCATTATTGGTATGTATGTCAGCAACATCAATTCCGTATTGCAATGGATCGTATCCGCATTATATGGCGGATATATTGCCGCCAATGTACTGAAGTGGCATTGGTGGCGCTTCAATGGGAACGGTTTCTTCTGGGGAATGCTTTCAGGTATTATCGCATCCATGATTGCACCGCTGTTTTTTCCGGATATACTTCCTCTTTATTATTTCCCTGCACTCCTGTTGGTATCCGTTACCGGATGTATAGCGGGCACATTGCTCTCCAAACCTACAGAAGAAAAAGTATTGATAGATTTTTATATCAAAGTACGTCCCTGGGGATTCTGGAAGCCCATCATCCAGAAAGCAACGGCACAATATCCGGATCTTAAGGAAAACACAAACTTCAAGCGTGATATGTTCAATATTGTTATCGGCATTATCTGGCAATGCAGCCTGACCCTCATACCCATGTATATTGTAATCAAGCAAGGCTTTCCGTTATTCACCAGTATACTGATCTTAGGAATTACCTCACTTATCCTCAAGAAAAACTGGTACGATAAGATGAATATCGAGGAGAAAGAATACAATGAATTTATGAAGAAAAACTTCAGAAGTATTGATCAGAAATTCTAA